One genomic window of Muntiacus reevesi chromosome 4, mMunRee1.1, whole genome shotgun sequence includes the following:
- the TRH gene encoding thyrotropin releasing hormone, whose protein sequence is MPGPWFLLAMALTLTLMGVPGSRAQPDVAQQEADLSEQQGLEDLLRQAERLLLLREDLQQLRDQDDSVSESQIFQPDWFSKRQHPGKREEEADEGVEGEGEEGGAAGPRKRQHPGRRDDVEAWAVDGGQQKRQHPGRRASWLGYAVAKRQHPGRRLVDSKAQRSWEEAGEDGDEDEDGQLLPEKRQHPGKRALGSPCGPRGPCGQASLLLGLLDDLSRGQGAEEKRQHPGRRAAWASEPLEE, encoded by the exons ATGCCTGGCCCTTGGTTTCTGTTAGCCATGGCTTTGACCTTGACCCTGATGGGTGTCCCCGGAAGCCGTGCACAGCCGGATGTGGCCCAGCAGGAGGCGGACCTGTCCGAGCAGCAGGGCCTGGAAGACCTCCTGCGGCAGGCGGagcgcctcctcctcctccgggaAGACCTCCAGCAACTACGAGACCAGGATGACAGTGTATCCG agTCCCAGATCTTTCAACCTGATTGGTTCTCCAAGCGGCAGCACCCTGGCaaaagggaggaggaggcagacgagggagtagaaggagaaggggaagaaggaggGGCCGCGGGACCCCGCAAACGGCAGCACCCTGGCCGGAGGGACGACGTGGAGGCTTGGGCGGTGGACGGGGGTCAGCAGAAGCGGCAGCATCCCGGCCGGCGCGCCTCCTGGCTTGGGTACGCTGTTGCCAAGAGGCAGCACCCAGGCAGACGACTGGTGGACTCCAAGGCCCAAaggagctgggaggaggcaggggaggacGGAGACGAGGACGAGGATGGACAGCTGTTGCCCGAGAAACGCCAGCATCCCGGAAAGAGGGCCCTGGGGAGCCCGTGCGGACCCCGGGGACCCTGCGGCCAAGCCAGCCTTCTGCTGGGCCTCCTCGATGACCTGAGCCGGGGGCAGGGGGCTGAAGAGAAGCGGCAGCACCCTGGGCGGCGAGCAGCCTGGGCCAGTGAGCCCCTGGAGGAGTGA